From Nomascus leucogenys isolate Asia chromosome 15, Asia_NLE_v1, whole genome shotgun sequence, a single genomic window includes:
- the KDM4D gene encoding lysine-specific demethylase 4D gives MKSKANCAQNPNCNIMIFHPTKEEFNDFDKYIAYMESQGAHRAGLAKIIPPKEWKARETYDNISEILIATPLQQVASGRAGVFTQYHKKKKAMTVGEYRHLANSKKYQTPPHQNFEDLERKYWKNRIYNSPIYGADISGSLFDENTKQWNLGHLGTIQDLLEKECGVVIEGVNTPYLYFGMWKTTFAWHTEDMDLYSINYLHLGEPKTWYVVPPEHGQRLERLARELFPGSSRGCGAFLRHKVALISPTVLKENGIPFNRITQEAGEFMVTFPYGYHAGFNHGFNCAEAINFATPRWIDYGKMASQCSCGEARVTFSMDAFVRILQPERYELWKRGQDRAVVDHVEPRVPASQELNTQKEVHLPRRAALGLRQLPSHWARHSPWPMAARSGTRCHTLVCSSLPRRSAVSGTATQPQAAAVHSSRKPSSTLSSTPGPSAQIIHPSNGRRGRGRPPQKLRAQELTLQTPAKRPLLAGTTCTASGSEPEPLPEDGALMDKPVPLNPGLQHPVKASGCSWAPVP, from the coding sequence ATGAAGTCTAAGGCCAACTGTGCCCAGAATCCAAATTGTAACATAATGATATTTCATCCAACCAAAGAAGAGTTTAatgattttgataaatatattgcTTACATGGAATCCCAAGGTGCACACAGAGCTGGTTTAGCTAAGATAATTCCACCCAAAGAATGGAAAGCCAGAGAGACCTATGATAATATCAGTGAAATCTTAATAGCCACTCCCCTCCAGCAGGTGGCCTCTGGGCGGGCAGGGGTGTTTACTCAAtaccataaaaaaaagaaagccatgaCGGTGGGGGAGTATCGCCATTTGGCAAACAGTAAAAAATATCAGACTCCACCACACCAGAATTTCGAAGATTTGGAGCGAAAATACTGGAAGAACCGCATCTATAATTCACCGATTTATGGTGCTGACATCAGTGGCTCCTTGTTTGATGAAAACACTAAACAATGGAATCTTGGGCACCTGGGAACAATTCAGGACCTGCTGGAAAAGGAATGTGGGGTTGTCATAGAAGGCGTCAACACACCCTACTTGTACTTTGGCATGTGGAAGACCACGTTTGCTTGGCACACGGAGGACATGGACCTTTACAGCATCAACTACCTGCACCTTGGGGAGCCCAAAACTTGGTATGTGGTGCCCCCAGAACATGGCCAGCGCCTGGAACGCCTGGCCAGGGAGCTCTTCCCAGGCAGTTCCCGGGGCTGTGGGGCCTTCTTGCGGCACAAGGTGGCCCTCATCTCGCCTACAGTTCTCAAGGAAAATGGGATTCCCTTCAATCGCataactcaggaggctggagaatTCATGGTGACCTTTCCCTATGGCTACCATGCTGGCTTCAACCATGGTTTCAACTGCGCAGAGGCCATCAATTTTGCCACTCCACGATGGATTGATTATGGCAAAATGGCCTCTCAGTGTAGCTGTGGGGAGGCAAGGGTGACCTTTTCCATGGACGCCTTCGTGCGCATCCTGCAACCTGAGCGCTATGAGCTGTGGAAACGTGGGCAAGACCGGGCAGTTGTGGACCACGTGGAGCCCAGGGTACCAGCCAGCCAAGAGCTGAACACCCAGAAGGAGGTCCATTTACCCAGAAGAGCAGCGCTGGGCCTGAGACAACTCCCTTCCCACTGGGCCCGGCATTCCCCTTGGCCTATGGCTGCCCGCAGTGGGACACGGTGCCACACCCTTGTGTGCTCTTCACTCCCACGCCGATCTGCAGTTAGTGGCACTGCTACGCAGCCCCAGGCTGCTGCTGTCCACAGCTCTAGGAAGCCCAGCTCAACTCTATCATCCACCCCTGGTCCATCTGCACAGATTATCCACCCGTCAAATGGCAGACGTGGTCGTGGTCGCCCTCCTCAGAAACTGAGAGCTCAGGAGCTGACCCTCCAGACTCCAGCCAAGAGGCCCCTCTTGGCAGGCACAACATGCACAGCTTCGGGCTCAGAACCTGAGCCCCTGCCTGAGGATGGGGCTTTGATGGACAAGCCTGTACCACTGAACCCCGGGCTCCAGCATCCTGTCAAGGCTTCTGGGTGCAGCTGGGCCCCTGTGCCCTAA